In Marmota flaviventris isolate mMarFla1 chromosome 17, mMarFla1.hap1, whole genome shotgun sequence, a single genomic region encodes these proteins:
- the Eif4a3 gene encoding eukaryotic initiation factor 4A-III, translating to MAATATMATSGSARKRLLKEEDMTKVEFETSEEVDVTPTFDTMGLREDLLRGIYAYGFEKPSAIQQRAIKQIIKGRDVIAQSQSGTGKTATFSISVLQCLDIQVRETQALILAPTRELAVQIQKGLLALGDYMNVQCHACIGGTNVGEDIRKLDYGQHVVAGTPGRVFDMIRRRSLRTRAIKMLVLDEADEMLNKGFKEQIYDVYRYLPPATQVVLISATLPHEILEMTNKFMTDPIRILVKRDELTLEGIKQFFVAVEREEWKFDTLCDLYDTLTITQAVIFCNTKRKVDWLTEKMREANFTVSSMHGDMPQKERESIMKEFRSGASRVLISTDVWARGLDVPQVSLIINYDLPNNRELYIHRIGRSGRYGRKGVAINFVKNDDIRILRDIEQYYSTQIDEMPMNVADLI from the exons ATGGCGGCTACGGCCACGATGGCGACTTCGGGCTCGGCGCGGAAGCGTCTGCTCAAAGAGGAGGACATGACCAAAGTGGAGTTCGAGACCAGCGAGGAGGTGGACGTGACGCCCACGTTCGACACCATGGGCCTGCGGGAGGACCTGCTGCGCGGCATCTACGCCTACG GTTTTGAAAAACCATCAGCAATCCAACAGCGAGCTATCAAGCAGATAATTAAAGGGAGAGACGTCATTGCACA GTCCCAGTCTGGTACAGGCAAGACAGCCACCTTCAGTATTTCAGTCCTCCAGTGTTTAGACATACAG GTTCGAGAAACCCAGGCTTTGATCTTGGCTCCAACAAGAGAGTTAGCTGTACAGATTCAAAAG GGCCTGCTCGCTCTGGGAGACTACATGAATGTCCAGTGCCATGCCTGTATTGGGGGCACCAACGTCGGGGAGGACATCCGGAAGCTGGACTATGGGCAGCATGTTGTCGCTGGCACTCCAGGGCGTGTCTTTG ATATGATTCGTCGCAGAAGTTTAAGGACTCGGGCAATCAAGATGCTGGTTTTGGATGAGGCTGATGAGATGTTGAATAAAG GTTTCAAAGAGCAGATTTACGATGTGTACCGGTACCTGCCCCCAGCCACACAGGTGGTCCTCATCAGCGCCACTCTGCCTCACGAGATCCTGGAAATGACCAACAAGTTCATGACAGACCCCATCCGTATCCTGGTGAAGCG TGATGAACTGACCCTGGAAGGCATCAAACAGTTTTTCGTGGCAGTGGAAAGAGAAGAGTGGAAGTTTGACACCTTGTGTGACCTCTATGACACTCTGACCATCACTCAGGCGGTCATCTTCTGTAACACCAAGAGGAAG GTTGACTGGCTGacagagaaaatgagagaagcCAATTTCACCGTGTCCTCGATGCACGGAGACATGCCTCAGAAGGAGCGGGAGTCCATCATGAAGGAATTCCGGTCTGGTGCCAG CCGAGTGCTCATTTCCACAGACGTCTGGGCCCGGGGGCTGGATGTCCCCCAGGTGTCCCTCATCATCAACTATGACCTGCCCAACAACAGAGAACTGTACATACACAG AATTGGGAGATCGGGTCGATATGGCAGGAAGGGTGTGGCCATCAATTTTGTGAAGAATGACGACATCCGCATCCTCAGAGACATCGAGCAGTACTATTCCACTCAGATTGACGAAATGCCTATGAATG TTGCTGACCTGATCTGA